The candidate division KSB1 bacterium genome window below encodes:
- a CDS encoding DUF3298 and DUF4163 domain-containing protein, with protein MIHSSGPLSCARIRFFTLLALLCAAPLAARPAFRGYYTGMLGGRFAIQMDLTIDSSAVITGNYFYESVGERLHLQGRLGTPTLLEELDADENITGRFAGSLAPPYAVFEGTWTSADGTKSLPFTLSRVAEYHYYSTADELIQAEAAFPRFLGKAPALQQLNTRMHTQAMVAHGQFVHDSNEMLAGEEMIGGMSFGYSHDCSIMYYSEDLISLLVTEWSFTGGAHGNTSYAATNYWLHDGRWQTLALADLFLPDADYLAALTRQCRQSLQAQGAAWVQQGEMQAFTAEDLQVFNVMPRALLFTFAPYQVGPYAQGTFQVRVPYHQLGGILNPAGPLQRRLFYKPPQ; from the coding sequence ATGATTCACTCCTCAGGCCCATTGTCCTGCGCGCGCATACGTTTCTTTACGCTGCTCGCCCTGCTGTGCGCTGCGCCGCTGGCAGCACGGCCGGCTTTCCGCGGTTATTACACCGGCATGCTGGGCGGCCGCTTCGCGATTCAAATGGATCTTACCATCGATTCCAGCGCGGTGATTACGGGAAATTACTTCTATGAGTCCGTGGGTGAGCGTCTGCATTTGCAGGGACGGCTCGGCACGCCCACGCTGCTGGAGGAATTGGACGCCGACGAAAACATCACCGGCCGCTTCGCCGGCAGCCTGGCACCACCCTATGCGGTGTTCGAGGGCACCTGGACCAGCGCGGACGGCACCAAATCGCTGCCCTTCACCCTGTCGCGCGTCGCCGAATACCACTACTACAGCACCGCCGACGAACTCATTCAGGCGGAGGCCGCTTTTCCACGTTTTTTGGGCAAGGCACCGGCCCTGCAGCAGCTCAACACACGAATGCACACCCAGGCCATGGTGGCGCACGGCCAGTTCGTGCATGACAGCAATGAGATGCTCGCCGGGGAAGAGATGATTGGCGGCATGAGCTTTGGCTACAGCCATGACTGCAGCATCATGTATTATTCGGAGGATTTGATCAGCCTGCTCGTCACCGAATGGTCTTTCACCGGCGGCGCGCACGGCAACACCTCCTATGCCGCAACCAACTACTGGCTGCACGACGGCCGCTGGCAGACGCTGGCACTGGCGGATTTGTTTCTGCCCGATGCGGACTATCTGGCAGCCCTGACGCGGCAGTGCCGCCAAAGCCTGCAGGCACAGGGCGCGGCCTGGGTGCAACAGGGCGAGATGCAAGCGTTCACCGCGGAAGATCTGCAGGTATTCAATGTGATGCCCCGGGCCCTGCTCTTCACTTTCGCACCATACCAAGTCGGTCCCTATGCGCAGGGCACCTTTCAAGTGCGTGTGCCTTATCACCAGCTCGGGGGGATTCTCAATCCCGCCGGCCCGCTGCAGCGACGGCTCTTTTACAAACCACCGCAGTAG
- a CDS encoding DUF2270 domain-containing protein translates to MNMNDSAGKKINEDAEAREPVWTYRGYRMRPGEFNTAMVHYYRAEIQRSNVWRQRLDNTTNWAVLASSAAISFALSAPDHHYGVLILNTLLVTLFLWIEARRYRYYELSAYRTRLMETDFFAAMIAPPFAPQADWAESLATTLREPEFPISMWEAFGRRFRRNYVWIFLVLGFAWLLKCYIHPVAASSWPEFIARLDIGPISGWVILTIGLVYNGLLFLVGFATVGLQQASGEVLPKASDYPVLTALWQAMEVKDNGEKEANHHGDRPRPRKRQQLLCLIISNRPEVIAGRIMQDLKRGVTELHGTGMHTKQQREVLLVATTVSEMPGLKAMVKAEDPEAFVIVMPAHEVMGRGFQTLEA, encoded by the coding sequence ATGAACATGAATGATTCTGCCGGGAAAAAAATCAACGAAGATGCCGAAGCGCGCGAACCGGTGTGGACGTATCGCGGCTATCGCATGCGGCCGGGAGAATTCAACACCGCGATGGTGCATTACTATCGTGCCGAGATACAACGCTCCAACGTCTGGCGGCAGCGCCTGGACAACACCACAAACTGGGCCGTCCTGGCTTCCAGCGCCGCGATTTCCTTCGCCCTCTCCGCGCCCGACCATCATTACGGCGTGCTCATCCTGAACACGCTGCTGGTCACTCTCTTTTTGTGGATCGAGGCACGGCGCTACCGCTATTACGAGCTGTCGGCCTACCGCACACGCCTGATGGAAACCGATTTCTTCGCCGCCATGATCGCCCCGCCGTTTGCGCCCCAAGCCGACTGGGCCGAGAGTCTGGCAACCACCCTGCGCGAGCCGGAATTTCCCATCAGCATGTGGGAGGCCTTTGGCCGGCGCTTCCGCCGCAACTACGTCTGGATCTTCCTGGTGCTCGGCTTTGCCTGGCTGCTGAAGTGTTACATTCACCCCGTGGCCGCCAGCTCCTGGCCGGAATTCATCGCGCGGCTGGACATTGGCCCGATTTCCGGCTGGGTCATTCTGACAATCGGCCTGGTCTACAACGGCCTGCTGTTTCTCGTTGGTTTCGCCACCGTGGGTTTGCAGCAGGCCTCCGGTGAAGTGCTGCCCAAGGCCAGCGACTATCCGGTGTTGACGGCGCTGTGGCAAGCCATGGAAGTCAAGGACAACGGTGAGAAGGAGGCCAACCATCACGGCGACCGGCCGCGGCCGCGCAAGCGCCAACAACTGCTATGCCTGATCATCTCCAACCGGCCGGAAGTCATTGCCGGCCGCATTATGCAGGATTTGAAGCGCGGCGTGACCGAATTGCACGGCACGGGCATGCACACCAAACAGCAGCGCGAAGTGCTCCTGGTCGCCACCACCGTGAGTGAAATGCCGGGCCTGAAAGCCATGGTCAAGGCCGAGGATCCGGAAGCTTTCGTCATCGTCATGCCGGCGCACGAAGTGATGGGACGCGGTTTTCAAACATTGGAAGCGTGA
- a CDS encoding T9SS type A sorting domain-containing protein, with product MPAFAFSGRTPRWHRIWNRNNIAVSANSKYAWVTLQENNALALVDIKQAKVIELIGLGFKDHRAPGNGLDASDRDNRINIANWPVFGMYQPDAIARYNVKGIPLLVTANEGDARVYDGFDEEKRVGSVTLDAAAFPQAATLKQNANLGRLKITSTLGDTDQDGDYDALYSFGARSFSIWTPDGHLIHDSGDQIEQITAAAFPDFFNCSNSNNTRDDRSDDKGPEPEGLAIGKAYGRTYVFLGLERIGGVMVFDISNPRCVSFEQYYNLRDFSQTPGPSSGGDLGPEGLQFISEDDSPTCKPLLVVTNEVSGSTTIYEITRGLDKQAEPQDEMTALPRQFALYQNYPNPFNPGTTIRYSLPEAAKVTIKVFALTGAEVATLVDDWRPAGSHEVIFNASRLASGVYFYRLAVNDNIWQVRQLTLTK from the coding sequence ATGCCAGCATTCGCATTTTCGGGCCGCACGCCTCGGTGGCACAGGATCTGGAACCGGAATAATATCGCGGTCTCCGCAAACTCGAAATATGCCTGGGTCACGCTGCAGGAGAACAATGCACTCGCCCTGGTGGACATCAAACAGGCGAAGGTCATTGAACTCATCGGCCTGGGTTTCAAAGATCACCGTGCTCCCGGCAACGGCCTGGATGCCAGTGATCGCGACAACCGAATCAACATTGCCAACTGGCCGGTGTTCGGCATGTATCAGCCGGATGCCATTGCACGCTACAACGTCAAGGGCATTCCCCTGCTGGTTACCGCCAATGAAGGCGACGCGCGCGTCTATGACGGTTTCGATGAAGAAAAACGCGTTGGCAGTGTGACGCTGGATGCCGCCGCCTTTCCGCAGGCGGCGACGCTCAAACAAAATGCCAACCTCGGCCGTTTGAAAATCACCAGCACGCTGGGCGACACCGACCAAGACGGCGATTACGACGCGCTGTACTCCTTCGGCGCACGCTCTTTCTCCATCTGGACACCCGACGGCCATCTCATCCATGACAGCGGTGATCAGATCGAACAAATTACCGCGGCCGCCTTTCCCGACTTCTTCAATTGCAGCAACAGCAACAACACCCGCGACGACCGCAGCGATGACAAGGGGCCGGAGCCGGAAGGGCTGGCCATCGGCAAAGCCTACGGTCGCACCTATGTCTTCCTCGGCCTGGAGCGCATCGGCGGGGTCATGGTGTTCGACATCAGCAACCCGCGGTGTGTCAGCTTCGAGCAGTATTACAATCTGCGCGATTTTTCACAAACGCCCGGACCCAGCAGCGGCGGCGATCTCGGACCGGAGGGGTTGCAGTTCATTTCCGAAGATGACAGCCCGACCTGCAAGCCCCTGCTGGTGGTCACGAACGAGGTCAGCGGCTCGACCACCATCTACGAGATCACCCGCGGCCTGGACAAACAGGCCGAACCGCAGGATGAAATGACGGCTCTGCCCCGACAGTTCGCCCTGTATCAAAACTATCCCAACCCTTTCAATCCGGGCACAACCATTCGCTACAGCCTGCCGGAAGCGGCGAAGGTGACGATCAAGGTTTTTGCCCTCACCGGGGCCGAGGTCGCCACGCTGGTGGACGACTGGCGTCCGGCAGGCAGTCACGAGGTCATTTTCAATGCCAGCCGGCTGGCGAGTGGCGTTTATTTCTACCGTCTGGCCGTGAATGACAACATCTGGCAGGTGCGGCAGCTCACCTTGACCAAGTGA